The Zerene cesonia ecotype Mississippi chromosome 29, Zerene_cesonia_1.1, whole genome shotgun sequence genome includes a region encoding these proteins:
- the LOC119838030 gene encoding ubiquitin thioesterase trabid, which produces MSEELQNDGNKKSPSLANAEGGVQGAECGAHIDASTNVSQAQMTGGVASDNAKWRCEMCTYENFPLSRKCTMCRAPKPCLGEDIFKLQDGASALPTQDICGAEMVAERLKPLRISSPQGHASASSINKWSCATCTYENWPRSQKCAMCGAAPPRGHDAPRPTGINDICNSQNTSVHEVDSNGRRSKRRNNNADWIWLQACLGVVEGDGRRVDAYLAAGGSPARALSAPEVALLNRASAFDAGHTLVHLAIRFQRQEILSTLLSRISGGGPGLKRSPSYVAPDLASAIRRHVASCIRHKKGNFPCRYVNEFCTFSLPAEIDELPAAIQEQLFAELLDKEAQQTLETDTPLINWSIELTVNLELSRETQGQRKRLRFIQRSDDALLRARSFYGRWQAWERLQAAQLQYAPEEAQLRAEWARLLAAAARPGTPLHQLHVFALAHVLRRPVLVYGVDVVNSFRGEALGYARFQGIYLPLLWDAEFCSKSPLCLGYTRGHFSALVPLEPYAHRHDYICREPTEDDSEDMTFLPLTDSEGKLLPVHFLTCDEMADEEGVVRRWTCACVTAGGVLCARQRLHARPLLQAQMLEEWLNHYRRLAQQTRGPFPPRLHTAEFSSDPDTDEE; this is translated from the exons ATGAGTGAAGAGTTGCAAAATGATGGTAACAAAAAGAGTCCATCATTGGCCAATGCTGAGGGTGGTGTGCAGGGAGCAGAGTGTGGGGCTCACATTGATGCTTCAACTAATGTATCACAGGCacag ATGACAGGGGGTGTAGCTTCAGATAATGCAAAATGGCGATGTGAAATGTGCACATATGAAAACTTTCCTCTCTCACGCAAG TGTACAATGTGTCGGGCGCCCAAACCTTGTCTTGGCGAGGATATATTCAAGTTGCAAGATGGTGCCAGTGCTTTACCCACACAGGACATATGTG GTGCAGAAATGGTTGCAGAAAGGTTGAAACCTTTGAGGATATCATCACCGCAGGGACATGCAAGTGCCTCGTCAATTAATAAATGGTCATGTGCT ACGTGTACATACGAGAACTGGCCGCGTTCGCAGAAGTGTGCTATGTGTGGTGCCGCACCGCCCCGAGGGCACGACGCGCCTAGACCCACTG GTATAAATGACATATGCAATAGTCAAAATACGTCTGTACATGAAGTGGACTCGAACGGGCGTCGATCAAAACGTAGGAATAATAATGCTGATTGGATCTGGTTGCAAGCTTGCCTTG GCGTGGTGGAGGGCGACGGGCGGCGCGTGGACGCGTACCTGGCGGCGGGCGGGTCGCCGGCGCGCGCGCTCTCCGCGCCCGAGGTGGCGCTGCTCAACCGCGCCTCCGCCTTCGACGCGGGCCACACGCTCGTGCACCTCGCCATACG GTTTCAAAGACaagaaatattatcaacattaCTGTCACGGATATCGGGCGGGGGTCCCGGCTTGAAGCGGTCACCATcttatgtag CGCCCGATCTGGCCTCAGCAATAAGACGACACGTGGCCAGCTGTATACGGCACAAGAAAGGCAACTTTCCATGTCGATATGTAAATGAATTCTGTACATTCTCTCTACCGGCTG AAATCGACGAGTTACCAGCTGCGATACAAGAGCAATTATTCGCTGAGCTGTTAGACAAGGAGGCACAACAGACGCTCGAAACCGATACACCACTCATCAATTGGAGTATAGAACTTACAGTTAATTTAG AGTTGAGTAGAGAGACACAGGGACAGAGAAAACGACTTCGCTTTATACAACGTAGTGATGATGCATTGTTGCGTGCACGCAGTTTCTACGGGCGCTGGCAGGCGTGGGAGCGGCTGCAGGCGGCGCAGCTGCAGTACGCGCCCGAGGAGGCGCAGCTGCGCGCCGAGTGGGCGCGCCTGCtggccgccgccgcgcgcccCGGCACGCCGCTGCATCAG ttgcacGTGTTCGCGCTGGCGCACGTGCTGCGGCGGCCGGTGCTGGTGTACGGCGTGGACGTCGTCAACTCGTTCCGCGGCGAGGCGCTCGGCTATGCGCGCTTTCAGG GCATATACCTGCCGCTGCTGTGGGACGCGGAGTTCTGCTCCAAGTCGCCGCTGTGCCTGGGCTACACGCGCGGCCACTTCTCCGCGCTCGTGCCGCTCGAGCCGTATGCCCACCGGCACGACTATATATGCCG CGAGCCAACGGAAGACGACAGCGAGGATATGACGTTTCTACCGCTAACAGATTCCGAAGGGAAATTGTTACCTGTCCACTTTCTCACTTGTGATGAG ATGGCGGACGAGGAGGGCGTGGTGCGGCGCTGGACGTGCGCGTGCGTGACGGCCGGCGGCGTGCTGTGCGCGCGCCAGCGCCTGCACGCGCGCCCGCTGCTGCAGGCGCAGATGCTCGAGGAGTGGCTCAACCACTACCGCCGGCTCGC ACAACAAACTCGCGGCCCGTTCCCGCCGCGGTTGCACACGGCGGAGTTCTCAAGCGACCCCGATACCGATGAGGAATAA
- the LOC119837773 gene encoding nucleoplasmin-like protein isoform X2 → MSDEYFYGVTLSSSHQSETWDPEAKAEYPRNNKLLIRTALLGPDAKPDELNVVQVETMCLQDAIKIPVAILKVGETRQARLDIEFPDAPVTFTLTQGSGPVHLIGQHLLGALVEEFEDMEEMEEEMLDEEEGDDSQFKDEDEEEGEPKGKKSKMSNNAKGKAPSPKKNAKK, encoded by the exons ATGTCCGACGAATATTTTTACG GCGTCACCCTCTCTTCATCACACCAGTCCGAAACATGGGATCCTGAAGCGAAAGCGGAATACCCGCgcaataataaattgcttattCGTACTGCGCTACTTGGACCAGATGCTAAGCCCGACGAACTTAATGTTGTGCAG GTGGAAACAATGTGTTTACAAGATGCAATCAAAATCCCTGTGGCCATCCTGAAAGTTGGTGAGACGAGGCAAGCTAGATTGGACATTGAGTTCCCTGATGCACCAGTAACATTCACACTCACACAG GGATCAGGGCCTGTCCATTTGATTGGTCAACACTTGCTTGGTGCACTTGTGGAGGAGTTTGAAGATATGGAGGAGATGGAAGAGGAAATGCTTGATGAAGAGGAGGGAGATGACTCGCAGTTCAAG GATGAGGATGAGGAGGAAGGTGAGCCGAAAGGCAAGAAATCGAAAATGTCAAACAACGCCAAAGGCAAGGCTCCGTCACCCAAGAAAAACGCCAAGAAGTGA
- the LOC119837773 gene encoding nucleoplasmin-like protein isoform X1: MSDEYFYGVTLSSSHQSETWDPEAKAEYPRNNKLLIRTALLGPDAKPDELNVVQVETMCLQDAIKIPVAILKVGETRQARLDIEFPDAPVTFTLTQGSGPVHLIGQHLLGALVEEFEDMEEMEEEMLDEEEGDDSQFKEDENKRKSSAGKRKTNEDEDEEEGEPKGKKSKMSNNAKGKAPSPKKNAKK; this comes from the exons ATGTCCGACGAATATTTTTACG GCGTCACCCTCTCTTCATCACACCAGTCCGAAACATGGGATCCTGAAGCGAAAGCGGAATACCCGCgcaataataaattgcttattCGTACTGCGCTACTTGGACCAGATGCTAAGCCCGACGAACTTAATGTTGTGCAG GTGGAAACAATGTGTTTACAAGATGCAATCAAAATCCCTGTGGCCATCCTGAAAGTTGGTGAGACGAGGCAAGCTAGATTGGACATTGAGTTCCCTGATGCACCAGTAACATTCACACTCACACAG GGATCAGGGCCTGTCCATTTGATTGGTCAACACTTGCTTGGTGCACTTGTGGAGGAGTTTGAAGATATGGAGGAGATGGAAGAGGAAATGCTTGATGAAGAGGAGGGAGATGACTCGCAGTTCAAG GAAGATGAGAATAAAAGGAAATCATCAGCCGGCAAGCGCAAGACGAATGAG GATGAGGATGAGGAGGAAGGTGAGCCGAAAGGCAAGAAATCGAAAATGTCAAACAACGCCAAAGGCAAGGCTCCGTCACCCAAGAAAAACGCCAAGAAGTGA
- the LOC119837951 gene encoding uncharacterized protein LOC119837951 isoform X2: MDVNNSHNQSYWFVVREDHSNVIFSSNNFTIQNPQSQETRFIVDTGDNRQFMQVDNIQTLQEEPTKDICKEINQTKETENFWDRNKVKLLLTLCRENGYNVTVDKFDLNEIAILVGTTPEECDKKFRNLRRTYIRLMRKKLMGKDIKWVHFNICEDLFKDCKMLNPALEPWEDGKVRQLLTLYIENIHKFRDPNFLQKDVWKDIASQINTTEYNCYHKFKNLKRTYFNWLERSRETGKLIKWPYHHYFERIFYNYNPDLGPWDRNKIRQLINAYSEIAHMFRNPKYQKKELWREISRKVGESPSNCDRKFRNLKQTYIRLKLRANSGRSITKWRYYKDFSTIFENESYSVMNDGLEIVYKSAEQDYIKQLLNYYIDNKEKFRDPLVKKKNLWRLIGSKLGLSPEECDKKFRNLKQTYIRLAERKSLSGRNNGWPYYSYFERIYDEPRAFGKECSHNCNMDNVTLKEIRNIVKDAYEVKDNDKFERLVKVVEEANDIQRERNRILQALLNRK; encoded by the exons ATGGATGTCAATAATTCACACAATCAAAGTTATTGGTTTGTTGTACGTGAAGACCATAGCAATGTTATATTCAGcagtaataattttacaattcaaaATCCTCAAA GTCAAGAAACAAGATTTATAGTGGACACAGGTGACAACCGACAGTTTATGCAAGTTGACAATATTCAAACTCTCCAAGAAGAACCTACAAAAGATATTTGTAaggaaataaatcaaactaaAGAAACTGAAAATTTTTGGGACAGAAATAAAGTTAAACTTCTATTAACATTGTGTCGTGAAAATGGTTACAATGTAACTGTGgacaaatttgatttaaatgaaattgcaATTTTAGTTGGAACTACACCTGAagaatgtgataaaaaattccGGAATTTGCGTCGGACTTACATCAGATTAATGAGGAAAAAATTAATGGGAAAGGATATTAAATGGGTACATTTCAACATCTGCGAAGACTTATTCAAAGATTGTAAAATGTTGAACCCAGCTTTAGAACCTTGGGAGGACGGGAAAGTCAGGCAATTATTAAcactttatattgaaaatattcataaattccGCGATCCTAATTTCTTACAAAAAGATGTTTGGAAAGACATAGcatcacaaataaatactacTGAATACAATTGCTAtcacaaattcaaaaacttaaaaaggACGTACTTTAATTGGCTTGAAAGAAGCAGAGAAACTGGAAAACTGATAAAGTGGCCCTATCAccattattttgaaagaatattttataattacaaccCAGACCTTGGCCCATGggatagaaataaaatcagaCAACTTATAAATGCATATTCAGAAATAGCACACATGTTTAGAAATCCCAAGTATCAAAAGAAAGAATTGTGGAGGGAAATATCTAGAAAAGTTGGTGAGAGTCCCAGTAATTGTGATAGAAAGTTTAGAAACTTGAAACAAACCTACATAAGGTTAAAGTTGAGAGCCAACTCTGGACGCTCTATTACCAAATGGAGATATTACAAAGACTTTTCaactatatttgaaaatgaatcTTACTCAGTTATGAATGATGGACTAGAAATTGTTTACAAATCTGCTGAACAagattacataaaacaattgcTGAATTATTACATagacaataaagaaaaatttagaGATCCACTtgtaaagaagaaaaatttatgGAGACTAATTGGATCTAAATTAGGTTTGTCTCCTGAAGagtgtgataaaaaatttagaaatttaaaacagacCTACATAAGATTGGCAGAAAGGAAAAGTTTATCTGGGAGAAACAATGGATGGccttattattcatatttcgaaAGAATCTATGACGAACCAAGGGCATTTGGCAAAGAATGCAGTCACAATTGCAATATGGATAATGTTACTCTTAAAGAAATCAGAAACATTGTTAAGGATGCTTATGAAGTAAAGGATAATGACAAATTTGAGAGACTTGTGAAAGTTGTAGAAGAAGCAAATGACATTCAGAGGGAAAGGAATAGAATACTTCAAGCTTTATTGAATAGGAAATGA
- the LOC119837951 gene encoding uncharacterized protein LOC119837951 isoform X1: protein MDVNNSHNQSYWFVVREDHSNVIFSSNNFTIQNPQITGQETRFIVDTGDNRQFMQVDNIQTLQEEPTKDICKEINQTKETENFWDRNKVKLLLTLCRENGYNVTVDKFDLNEIAILVGTTPEECDKKFRNLRRTYIRLMRKKLMGKDIKWVHFNICEDLFKDCKMLNPALEPWEDGKVRQLLTLYIENIHKFRDPNFLQKDVWKDIASQINTTEYNCYHKFKNLKRTYFNWLERSRETGKLIKWPYHHYFERIFYNYNPDLGPWDRNKIRQLINAYSEIAHMFRNPKYQKKELWREISRKVGESPSNCDRKFRNLKQTYIRLKLRANSGRSITKWRYYKDFSTIFENESYSVMNDGLEIVYKSAEQDYIKQLLNYYIDNKEKFRDPLVKKKNLWRLIGSKLGLSPEECDKKFRNLKQTYIRLAERKSLSGRNNGWPYYSYFERIYDEPRAFGKECSHNCNMDNVTLKEIRNIVKDAYEVKDNDKFERLVKVVEEANDIQRERNRILQALLNRK, encoded by the exons ATGGATGTCAATAATTCACACAATCAAAGTTATTGGTTTGTTGTACGTGAAGACCATAGCAATGTTATATTCAGcagtaataattttacaattcaaaATCCTCAAA TTACAGGTCAAGAAACAAGATTTATAGTGGACACAGGTGACAACCGACAGTTTATGCAAGTTGACAATATTCAAACTCTCCAAGAAGAACCTACAAAAGATATTTGTAaggaaataaatcaaactaaAGAAACTGAAAATTTTTGGGACAGAAATAAAGTTAAACTTCTATTAACATTGTGTCGTGAAAATGGTTACAATGTAACTGTGgacaaatttgatttaaatgaaattgcaATTTTAGTTGGAACTACACCTGAagaatgtgataaaaaattccGGAATTTGCGTCGGACTTACATCAGATTAATGAGGAAAAAATTAATGGGAAAGGATATTAAATGGGTACATTTCAACATCTGCGAAGACTTATTCAAAGATTGTAAAATGTTGAACCCAGCTTTAGAACCTTGGGAGGACGGGAAAGTCAGGCAATTATTAAcactttatattgaaaatattcataaattccGCGATCCTAATTTCTTACAAAAAGATGTTTGGAAAGACATAGcatcacaaataaatactacTGAATACAATTGCTAtcacaaattcaaaaacttaaaaaggACGTACTTTAATTGGCTTGAAAGAAGCAGAGAAACTGGAAAACTGATAAAGTGGCCCTATCAccattattttgaaagaatattttataattacaaccCAGACCTTGGCCCATGggatagaaataaaatcagaCAACTTATAAATGCATATTCAGAAATAGCACACATGTTTAGAAATCCCAAGTATCAAAAGAAAGAATTGTGGAGGGAAATATCTAGAAAAGTTGGTGAGAGTCCCAGTAATTGTGATAGAAAGTTTAGAAACTTGAAACAAACCTACATAAGGTTAAAGTTGAGAGCCAACTCTGGACGCTCTATTACCAAATGGAGATATTACAAAGACTTTTCaactatatttgaaaatgaatcTTACTCAGTTATGAATGATGGACTAGAAATTGTTTACAAATCTGCTGAACAagattacataaaacaattgcTGAATTATTACATagacaataaagaaaaatttagaGATCCACTtgtaaagaagaaaaatttatgGAGACTAATTGGATCTAAATTAGGTTTGTCTCCTGAAGagtgtgataaaaaatttagaaatttaaaacagacCTACATAAGATTGGCAGAAAGGAAAAGTTTATCTGGGAGAAACAATGGATGGccttattattcatatttcgaaAGAATCTATGACGAACCAAGGGCATTTGGCAAAGAATGCAGTCACAATTGCAATATGGATAATGTTACTCTTAAAGAAATCAGAAACATTGTTAAGGATGCTTATGAAGTAAAGGATAATGACAAATTTGAGAGACTTGTGAAAGTTGTAGAAGAAGCAAATGACATTCAGAGGGAAAGGAATAGAATACTTCAAGCTTTATTGAATAGGAAATGA